In Hermetia illucens chromosome 1, iHerIll2.2.curated.20191125, whole genome shotgun sequence, one genomic interval encodes:
- the LOC119646321 gene encoding lectizyme-like, translating into MKVFTVVVLISISIVSGGRVHIGLPLFEQSLFPGRIVGGTEAPRNAAPYIVSLQKNGRHFCGGSIIADSIVLTAAHCMIYPEFNVVAGLHNLKDADAQIRTAVRYTKNEHYAGGVNPNDVALVFLDKPLSFSETIQKVDLPIPDTIPLKAAELFGWGSTSDTMFQSMPMDLQTVLVPVLNYSKCEKALGGPGATPLAETNVCTGPLTGGISACSGDSGGPLVQKENEKSVVIGIVSWGYFPCGTIGAPSVYTRVSAFVSWILENIK; encoded by the coding sequence ATGAAGGTATTTACAGTAGTAGTTTTGATATCAATAAGCATCGTTTCTGGAGGTAGAGTCCATATAGGACTTCCATTATTTGAACAATCTCTGTTTCCTGGACGGATAGTCGGCGGCACTGAAGCGCCACGTAATGCTGCCCCCTACATCGTATCCTTGCAGAAAAATGGCCGTCATTTCTGTGGAGGATCCATTATTGCAGACTCTATTGTCTTAACAGCGGCACATTGTATGATCTACCCCGAATTCAACGTTGTTGCTGGTCTTCATAATCTCAAGGATGCTGATGCACAAATTCGTACAGCTGTCAGGTATACTAAGAACGAACATTATGCTGGTGGTGTCAATCCGAACGATGTAGCGCTGGTTTTCCTGGATAAACCGTTGAGTTTTAGTGAAACTATTCAAAAAGTTGATCTGCCAATTCCTGATACCATTCCTTTGAAAGCTGCAGAACTTTTTGGATGGGGAAGTACTTCCGATACGATGTTTCAATCAATGCCAATGGATTTGCAGACAGTGCTTGTGCCAGTTCTTAATTATAGTAAATGTGAGAAAGCGTTGGGAGGACCTGGAGCTACCCCGCTTGCAGAAACTAATGTCTGCACAGGACCACTGACCGGAGGTATCTCAGCATGTAGTGGAGATTCTGGTGGACCGCTTGTGCAAAAGGAAAATGAGAAATCGGTCGTAATTGGAATTGTTTCTTGGGGATATTTTCCATGTGGAACTATAGGCGCTCCATCAGTGTACACTCGTGTATCTGCTTTTGTGTCGTGGATATTGGAAAATATCAAATAA